The following nucleotide sequence is from Trifolium pratense cultivar HEN17-A07 linkage group LG2, ARS_RC_1.1, whole genome shotgun sequence.
cttttcttttttctatctAATTTATTGTAGAGATTCTTTGTGGTAATACACTTTAAGTTCAATTATTGGATTATTAGAGTACAAAGGTAGTATAGAATTTGCAGTTGCAACTAAGAGTGGTTCACAAGATATATTAAAGCATATATGTCTTGTGGGCCATTTTTATGGCAGCCATTGTTTGGTACATACTATCGAGCATAAATTGGAATTAAATATTGCAACATACTTTGATGAAGAAGTGTTCAAAAGTACAGATTTGGAGAAAAAGTGAGAGAGAATGTGAGGacagaaattttattttttgtgtaggCTAGGggaattaataaaatacttcaATACTATGCTTCAATGACAATGGAGATCAATtttcaattataatttatattggaATGAGTAGCTATATAGGCAATAAAGCCataaaattaacaaacataGTGCGACACAAATAGATATGGACCTTCGGATCTCAAATCAGTGGTCGAGATTGTTTTATTGTGTAAAATCACATTTGTAATTTGAACCGTCCGATCTAAAATAAATGGTTGAGATTTGCTAAAGTATGAAACTGTCAAATTTCTTATGTAGAGAATCCGGACCCCCATGGTGTTGGTGGCAAGAAGGTATACTCGAGGTTTTAAGTTGGATTTAGTGTCACAATGTAACATTGTGGTTGCagaaacataatattttttttatgttaacgGTCTGTATCGCGATCTCAGATTTTTTTAAACCACATGTTTGttccattctttttatttttattaagtagtctagtgactagaattTCACATTtataagatgaataagtgggagtTCCAGAATTCGAACCCCGATCCATACAATAATGAGTTCAATATTTTTGAACTCACGGGGACCATGTTTATCCCATTCTATCATtgaaatctaatatttttgacTTATAGATAACTTGCATAATGAGTTCAATCATGTGGCTTTTAATTGTAAGACTTGACTAAcccttttaagttttaaattttcatGAACAAGAATGGTGAATGCCCCCACAATCTAACATGTTTACAGTGTGATCTAATTTATTTCCTTTATGTTTTTGTCCTGTTTTATTCTTAATTTACTTTTTGTAGCTTTACTTTAGTAGTCAAATTAGAATGGTTATAGACAAAATGCTTTTGTTCAAAATCCTGTttcttaatgtttttagttttgttagaaataatataaaaccattgatatgactctatcctaacaccttaaggtttttgaataatcggttatttgacatggtatcagagcctctatgaccaagtggtctagagttcgatccccgctccactcactttctaattaaaaagtggaatttaagcatatggtaggtgggcctatgcattatccacgcttcaagcccaaatgggctcttgcgtgagggggcgtgttagaaataatataaaaccattgatatgactctatcctaacaccttaaggttttgggataatcggttatttgacaagTTTTGTTGTTTTGGTTGGTGCATGTGGCCTAACAAACTTGGTCCAAAAACAGAGAACCAAATATTCCAATTGCAGCTATATATTAACTAGTATTTTCCTTCATTTAGAgtgttttcttttattataattgaataattatGTTTGTAgacaacaaatttttaaatcaGTATCGCAGCCAAACGTGACACTGATAATACAAAGAACTACAATCAAATGTGGACGATGCAACTTCAATTGTATATAGTTGCGGGGCATCAAGAATTTTGAAGTTGTAGCCACACTAATGTAGTAGAATACAAATCCTACTTTTGGTCATCTTTAGTTGATAGGAAGAATTTAAATAGTGGCCGCAACACAATTCTCAATATTGTAGAGAATCGCAATCAAATAGAATTAATGgtcaaaatcacaataattGCGTTTTTTTGATATTGCAAAGAATTATCGTCAAATGCAGCTGAAACGACTGCAATTGTGTCATATTGATGCCGCGACCACAATGGCAAAAGCGGACCATTTTAAcctaattttaattacaatgtTAAAAAACATATCAATCCATAATCCATTCACAAATAATGTATAGTAAATTAATTTGATTCTATCCTTTTCCCCTTCCCCTTGATTGATTCCACAAGCATTAAGAAAGAGTATGACACAACATACAAGGAAACATATAATTTTCCTTTAACACAATTGTACGTAAAGAATGAAAGTATAACTAGTCTTTTGGCACACCGTAGTTGCATTGCAtgaaaatacacacaaaaattaaaaacatcaaaGCAAAAGAATAGTGTCATGTTTTGCTCCGTATAAAGCAAAGTGTTGCCTCCATGTCACGCTCaaaaatctctctctctctctccaacAAAGTGTTACTATAAAGAAAACCTACCACACCCCTTAATCCtttgtagtaaaaaaaaatccaattctTAGCTATCTAGCTTATACTACTCTTCCTTCTCTCCCACTAATTCTCTCTTATTTTCTTGCATTTCAACCATCATGCAATTATTATAGCCTTTTTATATCTTCTTCTATATGTCTTATTAGTAGggtgacataaaaatacatctTATAATATAAGAGGAAATTAAAAAGTGTTACATATGGGGGGTGCTAGTAGTAATAgtagttattttttttcaaggttTTTCTTTAGAGTACTTGTAGTGGTggggtttgtttgttttatggtttttggtagTTTAGTTAGTGTTGAAGGAACAAGACAAACAACTACAAGACAATGGTCAGGGGAAAGAATACTTAAGCATGATGATGAACATGTTGTTGTTGGTAAAGACAAGGGGGGTGTTGTTGTCAACCATGATGCACAATTGGATTTTAATTATATGAGTAAAAGAAGAGTTCCAAATGGACCAGATCCTATTCACAACAGGTTAGTCATTGAttatctctataaaaaaaaaattatgttcattTCTGcctttttaatttcaatttatgtCATTGATAAGTGTGAAGTACACACAGATTTTGTTGGTGACTAATCTTTGTCGAGAACCTTGCTTACCGTGAGATCACTCTTTCCAACCACATGTTTTTTAATCACAAAACTCAAATTGGAGAATTTGTTTAAGTGATTCAAATCTAACGTTGGTGTATATACATTGCTTTTAATAATAAATGAGAATATCAATTTATCCCTTAATACTTATAACAAAAGTTTTGTCACGTATTATTTATCACCTACTTTATTTAATTAACATGTGACTATCTCTATATGTGTTGCAACTTGCAATAGTGTTACTTGCTAGTTATAACTTTCAAATCATccagtcaaaaaaaaaaaaaatcaagtcaTATATAGTAACTATAGTATAATATACAATGATTAAATAAATACCTAGAAAGCtattaacaaatttaaataagaaatgcaaaaaaaaatatatctggTTCAACTTCGATTCAATCTGGTTCGATCAGACTACAATTCAAATAAACGATAAACTGATTGATTCTTGATTCAACCAATTGAATCGACCAATTTGGCATGATTTTTAAAACTAGTGCTTTATTTTGTTTAGTTAGAATTTGATATGATACCAACTATGTTCCATTACAATTGTTATGGATGTTGgtttttggagttttttttttggattactaTGAGGTTGATACGAAGTTTTCATCATCGTTAGTGATGATTAATTTCCACCTTAGATCTTCTTTCTCAAAGCAAAATACAATATCACATGTCTATTTAATCTTTATCTTTCTTTAACCCTTACTATAAAATCTTTACCatgctattttgaaatttgaccAAAAAGGATTAAAGCCAACTATGAAGATTATGCTTTTAACTGTTACATTGAATTGTTGATTTAACTTCTTTTTAACATTGATTGTCCTTTATAATAGGTTAACAGATAAAGCtacaaaaaataagaaagataAAGTGTACTGTATATGGTTAAGAACTTTATTCCACTTCTTAATTAATCATAAGCAATTAAAGTTATCTATGTCATTCTGTTTTCTCTGTATTAAGAACTTTTCTTTACCTTTTTCTTGTCTTTCTTTTGATTTagctttatttcttttttatttacattaaaGATCTTGCTTTATTTCTTTTAGCACAAGACACAAGCATGCATGAAATTAGACTTACTATGGAATGAAACAATTTCATTAATATTAATAGAATTATATATGTAACtcctatttgaatttttttaaataaaccccctaaattaaaaaatttgtaattgagtatgtttaacaagtgccccggagacactatttagcatgaccctttaaatatttctaaataGTTTAAGAACCTATAGAGTAATTAATATACATCGTATATATTTTCCACgtataataattttgaattgcgcacccttaaaaatattgtttgctaaattttttttcaGGAGAGCTGGAAATTCTGGTAGGCCACCTGGTCAAACTTAGTCAACTGAAAATTAGACAAGCTTCAACAAACATGCAAAAGATGTAAAAAGGGCTAATGAAAGTGCTAATCTCACTTATGGAAATTGATTTATTAAGGGAAGAGTTTTGTGGCCTTAAAAGGGAAAAGAGAAAAGAAGCTTGTGTCCCAAAGAAAATAAGTTCAAAAGTATCATAAATTTGTTTCATGATCAATTTCTACACAAAAACTACAATTTAGTGATGAGtgttacaattattttttttgaacttaTCTTATGAAGATGGGGTGGAGCTAGCTAGAGAGAAAAGGAGAGTCACAAAGATCAATGGAATTGAAATCAGTGCTTGCATGTAAAGCAATTTAACATAACTTTAAAGTTTAAAAGCCAAAGAGATTCATGTACAAAATGCTGTATGATATAGCATCAGTcgatcatggttttaaattgtggtatGCATTGTATGCTACGACAACAATGGTTTCAAATTGCGGTCTGCAACTGCAATTGCAACcacaatataaaatatttggaGGTAACGATATCGCAACTGCAATTTTGACCGTGTCTACCGCATATATCGTCGCAATATAAAGGTTTGCAATAAAATTGCAACTACAATTTAAAACTATGGAAGATGCATATTTTTAGGACTATGTTAGGGGGAAAATATTTTTTGGCTTTGGTTTGCTGAGTATTAAATTTGgaaattctgtttttttttttttttgagttatttATTGGAAAGATATATTGGATGTGAGTTCCTaaagtaaaagtaaaaattcCACCATTTAAAGGTGTTGGGGAACATGTAAAAGAAGGGTGTTTGCATCTTGTGTTAGTCTTTTTCACTAGATTCTTTTATGAGGATAGTGAAACTGGCATGTTGGTTTTTGGTCCAttcaaacattttaaaatttattagattCTAAATATTAGAAGTGGTAAAAAATGAATGAGATTATATAATGAAAATGAATAAAGGAGCAAACAAACATATGGTCCTCAATGTTTTTCAAAGTGAAAATTAAAAGATGTTCTCTTAACTCTCCAAAGCATTTTTAtgatatgcttttttttttctcttcttgttTTGCTTTGATTGGATTGAGAGAAGCAAAGAATGAGTTTCAAATCGGGACGTTTACCAAAAAggtataaaaaagaaagaaaaaattagcTTGTTATGcctttttcataattttaagaTATGTAAaccatatttttatttcaagtaATATAGTGGTTAGACTTATATATCTTAAGTGTGTAGAAatgaaaaatttagaatttgaaCTTCTTCCCTTTTAATGATTTTTCTGATAGCTACCAACTAAACTACATTTAGGGAGCGTGCCCCCGCCATTTATATTGTGATTTAAATAGGAAATATGTCTTGTATAATGCTAAAGTCTCAACAAATGTGCTTATACTTtcttttttggctttcaccaccattttaatctggttcgagagTCAGTTctgcatcaagtggtttcaactctcttccaatcgcagttgcgggagaTCAAACCGTAATTCTTTCTACTAAACCAAACTAACTATTGATAATTGGTTATACTT
It contains:
- the LOC123909715 gene encoding uncharacterized protein LOC123909715, whose protein sequence is MGGASSNSSYFFSRFFFRVLVVVGFVCFMVFGSLVSVEGTRQTTTRQWSGERILKHDDEHVVVGKDKGGVVVNHDAQLDFNYMSKRRVPNGPDPIHNRRAGNSGRPPGQT